The following nucleotide sequence is from Aminivibrio sp..
ATGATGCCCTTCTCGGCATAGATGATGGGGTACTCGGCGTCGGGGGTAAACCCGGCGATGGGGAGCTCTTCTCCCACCTCAACGTACCGCTTCATGCACTTGCTGCCCTGTTCCTCGTTGGTGCCGAAGATGACCCGGACCCTCCGCTTCAGCTTCAGCCCGGCGTCGAAGATCGCCTTCGCGGCGAAGAGGGCGATTATGACAGGCCCCTTGTTGTCGAGGACTCCCCGCCCCCAGACCATGCCATCCTTGAGCTCACCGCCCCAGGGGTCCACAGTCCAGCCCTTTCCCTCGGGAACCACGTCCAGGTGGCCGAGGACGGCCACCATCCCGGCACCTTCGCCCATCTCGGCCCAGCCCGCCACGTTGTCCACGTTCTTCGTCCGGAACCCCATTTTCTCAGCGAAGGCGAGGGTCCAGTCGAGACATTTTCTCGGGCCCTCCCCGTAGGGGGCTCCTTCCGCAGGCTCGCCGCCCACGCTCTTGATGCGCACGGCTTCCCGTATGCCGGCCACAAGTTCATCTTTCATCGCATCGATTTTTTCCGACAGCACGAAAATACCTCCTTGATGGGGGGTGGTCATTCCCCGCCTGTTTTTTTCAGCAGTTCCCTTCCGGCGATCTGGACCGGATCCCAGGCCATGGAGAAGGGAG
It contains:
- a CDS encoding Sapep family Mn(2+)-dependent dipeptidase, translated to MLSEKIDAMKDELVAGIREAVRIKSVGGEPAEGAPYGEGPRKCLDWTLAFAEKMGFRTKNVDNVAGWAEMGEGAGMVAVLGHLDVVPEGKGWTVDPWGGELKDGMVWGRGVLDNKGPVIIALFAAKAIFDAGLKLKRRVRVIFGTNEEQGSKCMKRYVEVGEELPIAGFTPDAEYPIIYAEKGIITYTVSLPFAPSGEMKVTSLEGGVAANVVMAEVTAVIEDSRAECRQRVTAAASAWKGPEGSSLSAADDGS